A region of the Verrucomicrobiota bacterium genome:
GGTGAGGTCAGTCCCTTTTCAAGCCCTCACTTTGGCGATGTTGGAGTGATAAATCATCGCCTGCGCCTGTTGCTCGGACTCAGACCGAGCGACAACTGGCGTGGTGTCCCTGGCCAGTTCGGACGGATCTTTTGACAGACTCGCCGTTCACGGCGAAAGTGGGGAAAGAATGAAGATGGAACTCATCGCCTTGTGCGACGCGGCCACGGTCTCGGGCGGCAAGCTCAATGTGCTCGGCGCCTTCGATACGATTCAGAGCAGTACCTTCCCCGTGGTGCATCCCCAATGCGCCCTCGCGTTGCGCCTCCGCTTCAGCCGCCTTGAAGAGGGCAGACATCGCATCGGCATCTGCATCACCGATGCCGATGGACGCCCCATTCTTCCCCCCATCGACGGCGCATTGGATGTCGAACTTACGGGGGACGAGGAGTCGGCAGCCATGAATTTCGTCATCAACATCCATCAACTGAAGTTTGAGAACGCCGGGGCCTTCTCCATCAACCTGAGCATCAACGACCGGCACGAAGCCTCTCTTCCCCTTTTCCTTAAAGAGAAATCCAGCCGGGAATCTTGAGCGCCACGGCGGCGAAGGCCGCTGCCAGAACATCGTCCATCACCACGCCCCATCCCTTGGGCAACGCCTGGGACCAGCGAATCGGCCAAGGCTTCCAAATGTCGAATAGCCTGAACAGGGCGAACGCAGAGAGAGTCGTCACCACTCCATTGGAGGTCACCCACCACCCGGATTGAAAGCGGTCCAGACCGGTTCCTTCCCAGAGGAGTCCGGCAAAACAGATCGGCACCGCCACGACTTCATCCAGGACGACGGAACCGGGATCCTTTTGTCCCATCAACTCTTCGGCGCGTCCACAGACCCACACCGCCGCCGCGACACTGCCCAGGATCACACCCCCAAACCAGCCCACGGAGGGCAGTTGAAGCAAGGCCACCGCCCACGCCATCCCCACCACCGTTCCCATCGTGCCGGGCGCCACCGGGGAACGCCCGGCCCCGAAGCCCTGCGCCAGCCACAACACCCAGCGATCCACTCCGCGCCTCGTCCCCTCTTCGGGTTTCATTCTTTCCCTGCTAGTTCATCGCCTTGAGGCATGAAGAACGGGCTTCCCTCCAGGGCCCCACTCGGGGCTAGAGGTCATCCAAATAAATCCCGCGATTGAGCCACAGGTAAAGCACGCCCGAGACGAAGGTCAGCACCACCGCCACCCACTTCGAGAGTTCGGTAAACCACTCGACCCAGGGTCCACCCCACAAAGAAAACCCGAAAACCGCGGCTCCGACGGCTCCCCACTCTTGATAACTCGAGAGCACGAGCACGGAGATGATGGCCACGATTTGACTGATGGTCTTGTGCTTTCCGAAGCCTTCCGCCGCGAGCACCACGTGTTTCGAGGCCGCCAACAGCCGCAACCCGGTGATCGCGAGCTCCCGAGCCACGATCACCACCACCATCCAGGCGGGCATATAACCACGCTCGACGAAGGCAATGAAAGCAGAGCAAGTCAGGATCTTGTCCGCCAGTGGATCCATCAAAATGCCAAAGTTGGTGATCAACCCGCGCGACCGCGCCAGACGTCCATCGAAGTAATCCGTCATCCCCGCGGCGCAAAAAAACACGAGGGCGACGGTTTGATGCCGCGGAAAATCCGCAAACATCGCTCCGAGGAACCCCGCGGTAAGCACGAAGCGCGAAAGGGTGAGTTTGTTCGGCAGGTTCATGCGCCCGCGCCATCGGCCATTTCCGCAAACAAATCATAGTCCGAATGCCCTGTGACCTTGACCTGGGCGAAGTTCCCGGGCTTCTGCCCTCCTTTCACATACACTCGACCGTCGATGTCCGGCGCGTCGCTCCCGGAACGCGCCACCGTCCAGGCACCCCGCCCCGCGCTGCGCGCTCCCTCCGCCCGAATCAGCCCGTGTTCCCAGGATCGAATCCCCGCGCCTTCAAGTTCGCCCGGCTTCGCCGGACCTTCCAACAACACCCGCACGATCTTGCCCACCTGCGCCCCGGACAGCTCTCGGGAAATCTTTCGCTGCTCCGCCATCAAGGCGTCGCGCCGGCGATGCTTGATCGCTTCCGTCACGTGCCCCTTCATCCCCCCGGCCCGGGTGCCCTCTTCCTTCGAATACGCAAAAACTCCCAGACGCTCAAAACGAATGCGCCGCACAAACTCCAGGAGCGATTCGAAATAAGCCTCCGTCTCACCCGGAAATCCCACGATAAACGTCGTGCGCAACGCAATGCCCGGAATTCCGGACCGGATGCGCGCAATCAAATCCTCGATATAAGCCCGGCTCGTCTCGCGCCGCATGCGCTCCAACATCGCGTCGTGGATGTGCTGCAAGGGCATGTCCACATACCGAGCCACCTTGCCGCACTCGGACAGGGTTGAAATCAGTTCATCGGTCCAATGCGCCGGATGCGTGTAAAGCAGCCGAACCCAAAAGTCCCCGCGCAGCGCCTGGAGTTCACGCAACAAACTGCACAGCGTCGTGGCACCCTCGGGCAACTCCAACGACGCTTTGCGAAAACGATCCGGCGCCGCGATGGATCCCTCCCTCCGCGGACGCAAATCAAGGCCGTAATACGTGGAGTCCTGGGAAATCAGGTTCAGCTCCTTCACCCCCTCCCGAATCAATTGCCGGGCCTCGGCGACAACGTCCGCCTGGGAACGGCTGCGGTGGCTGCCCCGCATCCTCGGGATGATGCAAAAACTGCAGGGATGATTGCAGCCTTCCGCAATCTTGACATACGCGAAATGCGAAGGCGTCAAACGGAACCGCGGCGTTTGATAATCCGGAACGTAAGTCGGACGCACCGTCACATCCACGGACGGCGGCGCCGGGGCGGTTACCACGGTGCGCGTCTTGCCAAACTTTTCGGTCCCTCTCAGCGAGGCAGCGCCCTCATGCGCGTCTTCGCGGGGAACCTCCAACTCGGCACGGGACAAAGCCCGGGAAAGCGCTTGCTTGCGAGCCCGGCGCGGATCACTTGACGGAGGCGGTTTCTTCAACCGTCGCGCTCGATTCTCCATCGCTTCCCGCACCACCCTTCCCACTTGGGCAACCTGATCAATCCCCATGAACGCGTCCACTTCGGGAAGCAATTGAGGCAGCTCCTCGCGGAAACGTTGCGGCAAACATCCCGACACGACCAGTCCCTGACCGCGGTGCGAAGCCT
Encoded here:
- a CDS encoding phosphatidylglycerophosphatase A, which produces MKPEEGTRRGVDRWVLWLAQGFGAGRSPVAPGTMGTVVGMAWAVALLQLPSVGWFGGVILGSVAAAVWVCGRAEELMGQKDPGSVVLDEVVAVPICFAGLLWEGTGLDRFQSGWWVTSNGVVTTLSAFALFRLFDIWKPWPIRWSQALPKGWGVVMDDVLAAAFAAVALKIPGWISL
- the pgsA gene encoding CDP-diacylglycerol--glycerol-3-phosphate 3-phosphatidyltransferase, whose translation is MNLPNKLTLSRFVLTAGFLGAMFADFPRHQTVALVFFCAAGMTDYFDGRLARSRGLITNFGILMDPLADKILTCSAFIAFVERGYMPAWMVVVIVARELAITGLRLLAASKHVVLAAEGFGKHKTISQIVAIISVLVLSSYQEWGAVGAAVFGFSLWGGPWVEWFTELSKWVAVVLTFVSGVLYLWLNRGIYLDDL
- the rimO gene encoding 30S ribosomal protein S12 methylthiotransferase RimO, with amino-acid sequence MSLGCAKNLVDAEIMLGSLLKEGMEITNHAETADVVIVNTCSFIDTAQEESVDAILESSAVREASHRGQGLVVSGCLPQRFREELPQLLPEVDAFMGIDQVAQVGRVVREAMENRARRLKKPPPSSDPRRARKQALSRALSRAELEVPREDAHEGAASLRGTEKFGKTRTVVTAPAPPSVDVTVRPTYVPDYQTPRFRLTPSHFAYVKIAEGCNHPCSFCIIPRMRGSHRSRSQADVVAEARQLIREGVKELNLISQDSTYYGLDLRPRREGSIAAPDRFRKASLELPEGATTLCSLLRELQALRGDFWVRLLYTHPAHWTDELISTLSECGKVARYVDMPLQHIHDAMLERMRRETSRAYIEDLIARIRSGIPGIALRTTFIVGFPGETEAYFESLLEFVRRIRFERLGVFAYSKEEGTRAGGMKGHVTEAIKHRRRDALMAEQRKISRELSGAQVGKIVRVLLEGPAKPGELEGAGIRSWEHGLIRAEGARSAGRGAWTVARSGSDAPDIDGRVYVKGGQKPGNFAQVKVTGHSDYDLFAEMADGAGA